From one Aminivibrio sp. genomic stretch:
- a CDS encoding CoA-binding protein, whose amino-acid sequence MKKEEILERFVCTPSRVAVVGASPKEDRPVFRVMNYLAGAGFTLYPVNPGYAGTEILGRLCAAGLEFLEGEVDVVALFLSAKQQGNVAADLERLPFRPVVWFQPGAENEELAAELERKGYDVVPSDCLMADHMNKCR is encoded by the coding sequence GTGAAAAAAGAAGAGATTCTCGAGAGGTTCGTATGCACCCCGTCCCGGGTGGCGGTGGTGGGAGCCTCGCCGAAGGAGGACCGGCCCGTCTTCCGGGTGATGAACTATCTTGCCGGGGCGGGCTTCACCCTTTATCCCGTGAACCCGGGGTACGCCGGGACGGAGATTCTGGGGCGCCTCTGCGCCGCCGGGCTCGAGTTTCTCGAAGGAGAGGTGGACGTGGTCGCCCTGTTCCTTTCGGCAAAACAGCAGGGAAATGTGGCGGCCGACCTGGAGAGGCTGCCCTTCAGGCCCGTGGTCTGGTTCCAGCCCGGGGCGGAGAATGAAGAGCTCGCCGCCGAACTGGAGCGGAAAGGATACGATGTGGTGCCATCGGACTGTCTTATGGCCGATCACATGAATAAATGCAGGTGA